aacattaaaacattttctctaatattatttttgagattttgatGTCTGATCTTTAATAATCCCTGTTTTATATCACATTTAgtttaagtaaactttttttagtataatagtctaacaatgtttatatttgataataaatatctaaaagatgttttttcatattttgttttgataaaaagtaacaagtTATAGAAATTTAGCTATGTTCATCATTTGccccttttatttaaaaatcaaagaagGTTTTGATTAATTTCCTAAATGTCATAAGATACAAAATTGTATTGATGTTATTAAtctttttacagaacaaaattatCTCTAGTATTTCAAAAGTcgtaaaagttttagtaacattCTTTAAGtgatgattttcaaaaaaacaagaagccaTATAGCTTactttgaaacagccgtgataaaagccttattttttaaaaaattaaaaatcggaaattgcaaaaaaactagAGCTTGTTgacaaaaacaaagtttagatttgaaattagcattaaaaaatacataaaaatcagtttaaatatcccatacaacaaaaaaaaagtttttttctttggacCTGTGTAAAAgttgtgtaaaaatttttatttttttgattgtaaatttgctttttaaattttttttttaaacaaattcaaaaagagaaagagatgcaaatTTACAATGATAGGATACAGGCTCATACTTGGTAGCTAAAACAGGTCCAAAAATATttgcaatgcatttttggaccttgtctaaaaaagtgaaaatctaattagaagaaccagtccaaatatgacaacaatattccataaaaaagaaatttttagatgtagagaatggaatcaggagtaataATATGGTGGGCATAATAAAGAGAGGCAACcttgataaatattataataatatactaatattaaattaattaaagtattaCACATATATGCTTTTTCTTGATAAATGTTGAAACCATAGTTACTAGATTGTTAACtatttgaatatttcaaaaattttaatgtactggttttgtttttcaattgcatattaaatagaaaaatagaaaacatcTCTATTTGAAAATTGTGCGTTGTTATTATTTACTtgcttaaaaactttaattttggtTGTGGGTTAGAATAAATTTGCGTTtcatggtttttaaaatttgctaaaaaatcctttaaatctgaaatcttttatattaattgccaaaatgatttaatttaattttcaaagcaacaataacaacatctttttttgtttgaagtTTGTAaatgaaagataaaaataataaataaaaaaatatagctcTTCTggttttagttgattttttatatcagtGTGTTATATGACCTGTGAGAAACAAgtcaatcaaaaaataacatGCACAAAGCTATATATAGTATAGCtatataattttgcaaaataatttggCAAAGTGAAATGTCTGATCTCCTTCATTTGACACAAAGCTAAATGTCTGATCTCCTTCATTTGACACAAAGGAAATGTCTGATCTCCTTCATTAAGAACTATcattatagttattaaaaatccTAAAGTGAATGAAATATCAAGTTTAATTGAAAGtagatagattttttaaatgcaaaactaCGGATGAAGTGCTGGCAAAATGTGCCACAAAGAACGGTATCAATATCTTATGCAATATGCAAGTTTATTCAAAtgtgattaaaaaacaaaagctttgaaaaaaaatttaagtaaactatgttttgaaaatgttagtTAAAAGGTTTAgcataaaataataagaatgaGATCAATCCACAAATGGGTATCTTAGAAACATGTCCTCATGTAATATATTCTAAAAGCTattcaatacaaaaatataatattcaaaaattaaaaaaaaaatttaaagagtaaattgaaatttaatgtTTACTCGCTCGATCagttttaagaaatataaaaaaaaaatcttttaatgctaACTATAAGCAAGCCattaaaaattgacattaacatttgtaaaaaaagaaaaggaaaaaaaaaaaaagaatgcaaaaaTTTTTGCAGTCTGTCTGAAGGACAAAAATTTGCAGTCTTTACCTGTCTAAACTGAAccttagatattttaaaaaagatttttttttaatgctgtaatttttagtattaatttatattgattttaggTTAAGTGGTCTTACATTTTCTGGTTTGGGATTGCTTCCAGCTAGTCCTTCAGAGTCAGAAGCTGCCAGCGTAAGTTACTCTGATGTAATGTGTTTGTTTATAGTGATATATAAAGTGAGGTTTagtatgcaatttttttttttattgactatgctgtaaatgttttatttttattttctgtaattAATAATTCTGCAatgacaattaaaagttaattatattcATCTCTACTTAACTTATATTTACAAAtggtattacttttaaatatttttaaaggtaaaaacttattttgtacaTTGTTGAAATCTTTTTCAGGAGTCAAGCTCCACATTGTTTTTGATTGGTGCTTATTCTCGGTACAAAAGTCCTTATgtatgggtgagttcttacatttcaaaaacaaattattattttttataatgattaaaatttttatttacatttttatcatttagatTCGTTCAAACCATCATCGAATTGTGTCATTTACTGATATTCGAACTTACCAAGACTTAGATGAAGTTAAAGACAGCCCTCTAAAACTTAAATCTATTTCTAATTGGTATCACAAAggtagttaaaaataataaattacactcttcttttttttaaataaattttgcagaaaTTCTCTgggcagaaaaaaaaaaatttttttaaattctaaatatgtttttttttttttttaaacataatatcaGTCACCTgtaagtttaacatattttgcTCAGTGAACATTTTTCTGTTTCATAAGCACCCCGTTtaataagatattaaatatttagatgcaaattaaacaataattttgtcaacatgaaaacaaagaagaaaaaaacaaattgagaaAATTTCCCCATTTAGTACTTGCATAATTGAAAACTTGAATGTAAAACACTCACAACTTGAAACCATAACTTTTAAAGATCTATGTGTATTGTCTGCAATTTTTAACACCACTTACTGTGGTatgaataacttaaaaaacaaatgtttataataGTTATGTAACTACTTTATTCTGAcaaaatattagttatatttttaatatttaataaagttaataaattaatatttttaaatatttaataaagtagtaatttattcaagttgtattaaaaatagtaatatatgtattatatatatatatatatatatatatatatatatatatatatatatatatatatatatatatatatatatataaatatatatatatatatatatatatatgtatatatatatataatattgcataaattataatatatatatatatatatgtatatatatatatatatatgtgtgtatatatatatatatatatatatatatatatatatatatatatatatatatatatatatataatatatatatatatatatatatgtatatatagtaaaattattaagtaaatgtACTTCCTAACAATATGAGGaataatattacttttagtttgtttaaatttaaaatttactaatttaacTAAAGTAGTTAATAAAACCATGTGTAAATATTTTAGCTTGCAATAGCTTAACCCATAAACTGTAAGCATTAACTAAGTttcttttatctattttataacttttacaaaattcatagtcaacattaattttattgtataagtttaaccaaaaataaaagatcttcAATGAAACACTTCACATTCttataaatatgtaaacaaTATATGGGATAGTATAATTAATGAAGCATTCAATAATAAGgtttaaactataaaagtttAGCACAACTAGCTTGTAAACTATGTTTCGCACAATTGGCTTGTGAACTGAAATTCAGATTTTCAACAGTTAATTTGAAATTGTCAGCCATCTGCTGTGATTTACAGGACCATACTCCAATTTCATAAAATCTACTTGTATTTTACCTGAATGCACagccaaaatcttttttttttctttctatagAATTGGTCCATTGAAAGATCATCAATCACATCTTTATCCATCTCAAATAGTTATTTACCAATAGTTATTTTGGGAAACtcttaaattacaggaagtaaAGTCACATTTCAATAGTTTACCTTCTATATTCATTATTGGAGGTTGATTAACCATCCAGATCTTAAATAAGATGTCCATCATCACGGACATTTAAGGTTAACCTGGATTATATGTATGGACATTCATTTGAATGCACCATACATATAATCCAGGTTAACCTTTTATTGAGtagattctttatttatattatagtcTTGCCAAATCTTCTAGTGTTAGCAGCTGTGAAAACTGCTTCAATAAACTTATAACTATATTGAGTTTGATAAACCAATCTGCTATAGGTTTGGCTATCATTAGTGCAGGTTTTTCTTCAAGACTATGTTTTTAGTAATGTATAGAAGATTATCTTGAAGGaacttgaatattattttaatgttacttCATCTTGTTTATTTACCAAAGTCCAATTTCTCTCAATTCCTCTTCTCATCAAAAATCAATCCTTTAATCTTTTCTGACGCATACATAGGTGAATCTTTTTTCTAATGTCGCCCAGTTTAGTGTCTTTTAAAATCTCATTATCTACATGAATTGCAGAAGAGAAAGCAGCAGCTACACTGTTGATTCTGCTGTGTCTTAAAAATATTCGTGTTAAAAGAGTTTAGAGGAAAGTGATTACTGTTCGTGTTAGAAGAAgagcagccgtggtgcagtggttaaagttctggctcagaactctaaccactccAACAAAGTTCTGGCGCAGAActcagaggtccgaggttcgacgagAGCTTTAGCCCAACAAATGATATTGGTAcagaaggaggtgtgaacttcttATTAAATGCTCTCCTGCGGTGCTCTGTtataagaccataaggacttctgggagcacttaaaataacaacaacaaaaataaaaaaaggagaaaagtGATTACTGTTTGTGTTAGAAGGGGAAAGTAGTTATTGTTCGTGTTAGAAGAGTGATTAGTGCCtgtataaggtttttttatatatctattttattttttatttattatttcaatggttatttttattattattattataatccGTCTTGATATGAAGTAACTTGTTGCACGATTTGTTGATCTTCTTAACGACATATACATTCATTTCTTGATTCAAAAACTGGTAATTAATTAATACAACTTTGTTGTCCTGCTTCTCTCTCAATGCTgcttttactctttttttttttttcttgtgctTTTGTACTTTTGTTGTGCTTTTTGTACTTTTGTTGTGCTTTATTTCGTACTTTCGTTGTGCTCTCTTTCGTACTTTCGTTGTGCTCTCTTTCGTACTTTTGTTGTGCTCTCTTTCGTACTTTCGTTGTGCTCTCTTTCGTACTTTCGTTGTGCTCTCTTTTGTACTTTCGTTGTGCTCTCTTTCGTACTTTCGTTGTGCTCTCTTTCGTACTTTCGTTGTGCTCTCTTTCGTACTTTCTTTGTGCTCTCTTTCGTACTTTCGTTGTGCTCTCTTTCGTACTTTCTTTGTGCTCTCTTTCGTACTTTCGTTGTGCTCTCTTTTGTACTTTCGTTGTGCTCTCTTTCGTACTTTCGTTGTGCTCTCTTTCGTACTTTTGTTGTGCTCTCTTTCGTACTTTCGTTGTGCTCTCTTTCGTACTTTCGTTGTGCTCTCTTTCGTACTTTCGTTGTGCTCTCTTTCGTACTTTTACATTGCATAGTCAGTCCTTTTTTGTTGAGACAATTagtaaacactttttatttcaatctttAGTTGCTGAGCTTTGATAAACTTTAACgctatttcaagtttttttaaatttgcagaATAGTTTCAAATGGGAGAACACACATAATTTGCAGAATAGTTACAGATGGGATAACATAGATAACTTTAATCACTACATAGTGATTAAATTGTTGATATTAACTTTCTTATAATGTGTAACAACCCAAATTAAAGTTAACTCATAGTaataattctatttaaatattagttaccCTAACAATGGTAGACTTactaataatgaaataaacttGCTAATCATCAGCAGGAgaagttcaaataaaaagttttaccaatctaatgatataaaatattttacaaaaactaacACGTATGTCTTATTAACTGAGAAAACATTAAATGCCTTACAAAAAGGTAACTTTAAagtcttcaaaaaaatttagtaaaaggtttagttgtttattttttttacaaatgatttattaaattataaatatttatatgcagTATGTGACAAAATCGCCACCATctttaaacaaagaaatatatagttatttttttaatagaaagctgcgaagaaaaataaaattttagttttactaattaGATTAAAGATTTAACTATCCGAAAATATTcctctttattaaatataaaggatatttacatttaataaagatattttttgttggAACAGGACATTTATAACAAAgctcaaaacaataaaaaaaaaacaaattttatttactaatttatgcatttgtaaatttttccattaatttttgaccgagatttatttaaactttatttaaacatgcATATTTGGAATAATTAAATTGGATAACTTTCCAAAATTTGTTTAGATATTCATTTATGGGATATACTTTCAGATATTATCAGGTTAAATGTACAGCCAACACCTAGGAATCCTTTTGCAGTTGACTTTTCTTACTTTGATGCTTTGTCTccaaactattttttacttgCTACCGGTGCCATGGTGCACTTTTTAAACTGCGTTTTGACATCTGGTGAGCACAGCTACAACGCAGATGGTaatgtttgtttgtgtttttgctttatttacaaaatgtcaataaacttatatttatgatttttttttttttttttgaacaattttttaatatttgtgcGTTTTTAGTGACGGAAGATTTAAACGAAGTAATGCGAAGACATTTTATGTTGTTGAATACTATGGTCtctaaaaacagataaaatttacatatatatttacatacatatctatctatatatatatatatatatatatatatatatatatatatatatatatatatatatatatatatatatatatatatatatatatatatatatatacatataaatatatatatatatatatatatatatatatatatatatatatatatatatatatatatatatatatatatatatatatatatatacacacatatatatatatatattacccaaaaatataaaaactattatatgtttattgtcaaatcaaaagaattttatttaattttaaattcatatatGTCTAATACCTATTCATAAATTACgataatgtattatatatgaTGCTCTTTTATTATAGTGTTATATTGTAGATATGtagttaatatattatatgtatttataatgtatatatatatataatagtgtatttattattaagagtTTATACTTTGTACTTTTAGTGGTAgctttatttatgaattttttttctatgtttttacTTGTGTATCATTTTTGCCAAAACTTGTACTTATGAAAATAAAGACgtctcaaaattatttatttgtgaatATAGAAACTCTTCATTGACTTTTTTATCGTATATAGAAAAAACTGATTAATAGAAAGTGTGGATAccttcaaatttaaataagaaccCTGCTTAAATAACTGGGCAAACTTTTTAAGTCATGTTAGACTAAAGGGTGATGGATGCCTTCTCATTCTACCCTTTTACTTCGTCAGACAATATAAGCACttaagcttttaaaataatcttcaaataaaaaaggagGCGAGCTATTGCCTATCTTAATGTTCGATGACTtggattattttttacataagctATTTTAAACTGTACTTAAATCATAATTAGTCGAAATCATTCCATACTTTCTCGAGTTAAAAAGTCTTAAAAGAATCCTACAGGTACTATAGGATTGCTATAGTATCAATAGAATTGCTCGATGATTCTTATATGTATTCTAAA
This genomic interval from Hydra vulgaris chromosome 01, alternate assembly HydraT2T_AEP contains the following:
- the LOC105843959 gene encoding uncharacterized protein LOC105843959 isoform X2 gives rise to the protein MEKIKEEYDRKKFQELTNNMFKIGCIKGFRYFSMYLRGKEELLVKVQNEQVPLHPVEKRFYQETVTEEGSEEEENGSFNEKPLPRLCDSLIMSRSTQQRLSGLTFSGLGLLPASPSESEAASESSSTLFLIGAYSRYKSPYVWIRSNHHRIVSFTDIRTYQDLDEVKDSPLKLKSISNWYHKDIHLWDILSDIIRLNVQPTPRNPFAVDFSYFDALSPNYFLLATGAMVHFLNCVLTSGEHSYNADVTEDLNEVMRRHFMLLNTMVSKNR